From a region of the Actinopolymorpha singaporensis genome:
- the scpB gene encoding SMC-Scp complex subunit ScpB: MSGADDAPEVERPAPSVEEYEPTEPTDQAEVESEEPTEQAEVEGEEPTEQAEPTQPTGTDEPVPSAEEAGEQAEETLDVVVPGDLHGPIEAILLIVDEPLSPVTLAQVLGRPRPDIDEALRALSAEYTQQERGFDLREVAGGWRLYTREEYADVVQRFVLDGQQAKLTQAALETLAVVAYKQPVSRARVSAIRGVNCDGVMRTLVTRGLVEEAGAEGESNATLYRTTSYFLERLGIRSLEELPDLAPYLPDIDEMEAEQVSTPAEVAPSVPAQMPLGGTEDEVEPAVRPETDPPVGDEPAEEGDADAEPETDGGPGATAAHQDDVSTERRTDADG; encoded by the coding sequence ATGAGCGGTGCCGACGACGCGCCCGAGGTCGAGCGCCCGGCGCCGTCCGTCGAGGAGTACGAACCGACCGAGCCGACCGACCAGGCCGAGGTCGAGAGCGAGGAGCCGACCGAGCAGGCCGAGGTCGAGGGCGAGGAGCCGACCGAGCAGGCCGAGCCGACCCAGCCGACGGGAACGGACGAGCCGGTCCCGTCCGCCGAGGAAGCCGGCGAGCAGGCCGAGGAGACCCTCGACGTGGTCGTACCCGGTGACCTGCACGGACCGATCGAGGCGATCCTGTTGATCGTCGACGAGCCGCTGTCACCGGTCACCCTGGCGCAGGTTCTCGGGCGGCCGCGCCCCGACATCGACGAGGCCCTGCGCGCCCTGTCGGCCGAGTACACCCAGCAGGAACGCGGGTTCGACCTGCGCGAGGTCGCGGGTGGCTGGCGGCTCTACACCCGGGAGGAGTACGCCGACGTCGTGCAGCGGTTCGTGCTGGACGGGCAGCAGGCCAAGCTCACCCAGGCCGCGCTGGAGACCCTGGCGGTCGTCGCGTACAAGCAGCCGGTGAGCCGAGCGCGCGTGTCGGCGATCCGCGGCGTCAACTGCGACGGCGTGATGCGCACGCTGGTGACGCGGGGGCTGGTCGAGGAGGCCGGCGCGGAGGGGGAGAGCAACGCGACGCTCTACCGCACGACCTCGTACTTCCTCGAACGCCTCGGCATCCGGTCGCTGGAGGAGTTGCCGGACCTCGCGCCGTACCTCCCGGACATCGACGAGATGGAAGCCGAGCAGGTGAGCACGCCCGCCGAGGTCGCGCCGTCGGTTCCCGCGCAGATGCCGTTGGGCGGCACGGAGGATGAGGTCGAGCCGGCCGTACGGCCCGAGACGGATCCGCCGGTGGGGGACGAGCCGGCGGAGGAAGGCGACGCCGACGCGGAGCCCGAGACCGACGGGGGGCCCGGGGCCACCGCGGCCCACCAGGATGACGTGAGTACGGAGCGGAGGACGGACGCCGATGGGTGA
- a CDS encoding segregation and condensation protein A, whose product MTDHVSVPGDEPARAEEEPAPAIGRRNTFTVRLENFEGPFDLLLGLISKHKLDVTEVALSVVTDEFIAYIRAKGPEWDLDQTTEFLLVASTLLDLKAARLLPQGEVEDEEDLALLEARDLLFARLLQYRAYKQVGGLLAERMTREARRFPRAVGLEDRFAKLLPEVLIGLGVDDFARLAARAMRPRPEPVVSLTHIHAPRVSVREQGAILVERLRRIRSTTFRALVADSPNVVTTIARFLALLELFREGAVTFEQAEALAELTVRWAGSDEGAVTVSDEFDEQDGGGEQDGGGQEPGDEQAEPDSTGDST is encoded by the coding sequence GTGACCGACCACGTGAGCGTGCCCGGAGACGAACCCGCGCGGGCCGAGGAGGAGCCGGCGCCGGCGATCGGCCGGAGGAACACGTTCACCGTCCGGCTGGAAAACTTCGAGGGCCCGTTCGACCTGCTGCTCGGGCTGATCTCCAAGCACAAGCTGGACGTCACCGAGGTCGCGCTGTCGGTGGTGACCGACGAGTTCATCGCCTACATCCGGGCGAAGGGCCCGGAGTGGGACCTCGACCAGACCACGGAGTTCCTGCTCGTCGCGTCCACGCTGCTCGACCTCAAGGCGGCCCGGCTGCTGCCGCAGGGAGAGGTCGAGGACGAGGAGGACCTCGCGCTGCTGGAAGCCCGGGACCTGCTGTTCGCCCGGCTGCTGCAGTACCGCGCGTACAAGCAGGTGGGCGGGCTGCTGGCGGAGCGCATGACGCGGGAGGCGCGCCGGTTCCCGCGTGCCGTCGGGCTGGAGGACCGCTTCGCCAAGCTGCTGCCCGAGGTGCTGATCGGCCTGGGAGTCGACGACTTCGCCCGGCTCGCCGCCCGGGCGATGCGCCCGCGTCCGGAGCCGGTGGTGTCGCTGACGCACATCCACGCGCCCCGGGTCAGCGTGCGGGAGCAGGGCGCCATCCTGGTCGAACGCCTGCGGCGGATACGCTCGACGACGTTCCGGGCGCTGGTGGCCGACTCGCCCAACGTCGTGACGACGATCGCGCGGTTCCTCGCCCTGCTGGAACTCTTCCGTGAGGGCGCGGTGACCTTCGAGCAGGCCGAGGCCCTGGCCGAGCTGACCGTGCGCTGGGCCGGAAGCGACGAGGGTGCGGTCACGGTCAGCGACGAGTTCGACGAGCAGGACGGCGGCGGCGAGCAGGACGGCGGCGGGCAGGAGCCAGGCGACGAACAGGCTGAGCCGGATTCGACAGGAGACAGCACATGA
- a CDS encoding ParA family protein — translation MPVEPPGPAEPVVPAVPTEPVVDPAEPAETDEPDLTPVAPAPAGDEARSSSPRPRPQFPDPPPLESHGPARIIAIVNQKGGVGKTTTAINLGASLAELGRRVLLVDFDPQASLTIGLGIDPLALEATTYDMVIDRDVTAEDIRVKTAVDGMDLLPSDISLSGAEIQLVSEVARETTLARQLEALRPEYDLILIDCQPSLGLLTVNALTAADGVIIPLECEYFALRGLGFLVDKTIKTVQERINPRLRIEGILATMFDMRTLHAREILEEVVGRFGETVFHTVISRTVRFPETNKLGEPITTYAPNSVAAEAYRQLARELVGRLG, via the coding sequence GTGCCGGTCGAACCCCCCGGGCCTGCTGAGCCCGTCGTACCCGCCGTACCCACCGAGCCCGTCGTCGACCCCGCGGAGCCGGCCGAGACCGACGAACCCGACCTCACGCCGGTCGCACCCGCACCGGCCGGCGACGAGGCCAGGTCGTCCTCGCCCAGGCCGCGCCCGCAGTTCCCCGATCCGCCGCCGCTGGAGAGCCACGGACCGGCCCGCATCATCGCGATCGTCAACCAGAAGGGTGGCGTCGGCAAGACGACCACCGCGATCAACCTCGGTGCGTCGCTGGCCGAGCTCGGCCGCCGGGTGCTGCTGGTCGACTTCGACCCGCAGGCCTCGCTGACGATCGGGCTCGGCATCGACCCGCTGGCGCTGGAAGCCACGACGTACGACATGGTCATCGACCGCGACGTGACCGCCGAGGACATCCGGGTCAAGACCGCGGTCGACGGCATGGACCTGCTGCCGTCGGACATCTCGCTGTCCGGTGCGGAGATCCAGCTCGTCAGCGAGGTCGCCCGCGAGACCACGCTGGCCCGCCAGTTGGAGGCACTGCGTCCGGAGTACGACCTGATCCTGATCGACTGCCAGCCGTCACTCGGCCTGCTCACCGTCAACGCACTGACCGCCGCCGACGGCGTGATCATCCCGCTGGAGTGTGAGTACTTCGCCCTGCGCGGGCTCGGCTTCCTCGTCGACAAGACGATCAAGACCGTCCAGGAACGCATCAACCCGCGGCTGAGGATCGAGGGCATCCTCGCCACGATGTTCGACATGCGGACGCTGCACGCCCGGGAGATCCTGGAGGAGGTCGTCGGACGGTTCGGTGAGACGGTGTTCCACACCGTGATCTCCCGCACGGTCCGCTTCCCCGAGACCAACAAGCTGGGCGAGCCGATCACCACGTATGCGCCGAACAGCGTCGCCGCCGAGGCCTACCGTCAGCTCGCCCGCGAGCTGGTCGGCCGGCTCGGCTGA
- the xerD gene encoding site-specific tyrosine recombinase XerD, whose protein sequence is MSATGVERAVTGYLNHLSVERGLAANTLASYRRDLRRYAEFLAARGLDRADRIGPADVSAFLVRLREGDPDHPPLGASSAARTVVAVRGFHKFAHREGLTGDDPAREVRPPVPPRRLPKALPVADVERILEASGAGDTPLALRDRALLELLYGTGARISEAVGLDVDDLDLDAGAVLLRGKGGKERIVPVGSYAARAVTAYQVRARPALAAGGKGTPALFLNARGGRLSRQSAWTVLRHAAERANVPAEVSPHTLRHSFATHLLDGGADVRVVQELLGHASVTTTQVYTLVTVDKLREVYAATHPRARA, encoded by the coding sequence GTGAGCGCCACGGGGGTGGAGCGGGCGGTCACCGGCTACCTCAACCACCTCAGCGTCGAACGCGGGCTGGCGGCCAACACGCTGGCGTCCTACCGCCGGGACCTGCGCCGGTACGCGGAGTTCCTGGCCGCGAGGGGGCTGGACCGGGCCGACCGGATCGGGCCCGCCGACGTCAGCGCCTTCCTCGTCCGGTTGCGGGAGGGCGACCCAGACCACCCGCCGCTCGGCGCGAGTTCGGCGGCGCGGACCGTCGTCGCCGTACGGGGGTTCCACAAGTTCGCGCACCGGGAGGGGCTGACGGGGGACGACCCGGCCCGGGAGGTGCGGCCGCCGGTGCCGCCGCGCCGGCTGCCGAAGGCGCTGCCGGTCGCGGACGTCGAACGCATCCTGGAGGCGTCCGGCGCCGGCGACACCCCGCTGGCGCTGCGCGACCGCGCGCTGCTCGAACTGCTCTACGGCACCGGCGCGCGCATCTCCGAGGCGGTCGGGCTGGACGTCGACGACCTCGACCTGGACGCCGGTGCGGTGCTGCTGCGAGGCAAGGGCGGGAAGGAGCGGATCGTGCCGGTCGGTTCGTACGCCGCCCGGGCCGTCACCGCCTACCAGGTGCGGGCCCGGCCGGCGCTCGCCGCCGGCGGCAAGGGCACTCCCGCGCTGTTCCTCAACGCCCGCGGCGGCAGGCTGTCCCGGCAGAGTGCGTGGACGGTCCTGCGGCACGCCGCCGAACGCGCGAACGTGCCCGCGGAGGTGTCGCCGCACACGCTCCGGCACTCCTTCGCGACCCATCTGCTCGACGGCGGCGCGGACGTCCGGGTGGTGCAGGAACTCCTCGGGCACGCGTCGGTGACGACCACGCAGGTCTACACACTCGTCACCGTCGACAAGCTGCGTGAGGTGTATGCCGCGACACACCCCCGTGCGCGGGCGTGA